The following proteins are co-located in the Vigna angularis cultivar LongXiaoDou No.4 chromosome 2, ASM1680809v1, whole genome shotgun sequence genome:
- the LOC108327585 gene encoding aluminum-activated malate transporter 8: protein MDIESTMEANKGGFFVHWKNCLKALPRNIKSMVINFTRSITKIGKDDPRRVFHSLKVAFALTLVSLFYYSRPLYDGFGVAGMWAVLTVVVVFEFSVGATLCKCLNRGCATLLAGALGVGGQHLASAFGEREKPIVLGILVFILAAGATFCRFFPKIKARYDYGVVIFILTFCLVAVSGYRVEELFELAHQRLSTILIGVTSCMIISIFICPVWAGEDLHKLVASNIEKLSNYLQGFEVEYFHCSEDKKKCEKSVLEGYKTVLNSKASEESLANLARWEPGHGRFRLRHPWKQYLKIGALTRECAYKIETLNNYLNPEIPTSLEFKCKIQEPCTKMISESNKALKVISSSIKTMTHPSAAKSHIENAKTAVEELKFALETVSLEEAELLSIIPVATVASILEEITKSVEKIYESVSELSHLAYFKSVAEPNVSPEKPHLLHRGIIKPVVDIENTVDHVEITIPEITTDSPEKEKTAKPSEHM, encoded by the exons ATGGATATTGAGTCAACAATGGAAGCAAACAAGGGAGGGTTTTTTGTCCATTGGAAGAACTGCCTCAAGGCTTTGCCTAGGAACATCAAGTCTATGGTTATCAACTTCACAAGGAGCATAACAAAGATTGGAAAAGATGACCCCAGACGAGTATTTCACTCATTAAAAGTTGCATTTGCTCTTACCTTGGTTTCCTTGTTTTACTACTCGAGGCCTCTTTATGATGGTTTCGGAGTCGCTGGAATGTGGGCTGTTCTGACAGTGGTGGTTGTATTTGAATTCAGCGTAG GTGCAACTCTCTGCAAATGTTTAAATAGAGGATGTGCTACATTATTAGCTGGTGCTTTAGGAGTTGGAGGGCAACACTTAGCTTCTGCTTttggagaaagagaaaaacctATTGTCCTTGGGATCCTAGTCTTCATTCTag CCGCGGGAGCTACTTTTTGCAGATTTTTTCCGAAGATCAAGGCAAGATATGATTATGGGGTGGTGATATTTATTTTGACGTTCTGTTTAGTTGCTGTGTCGGGGTATCGAGTGGAAGAACTCTTTGAGCTTGCTCATCAGAGACTTTCAACAATTTTAATAGGGGTAACATCTTGCATGATCATCTCCATTTTCATTTGTCCAGTATGGGCAGGTGAAGACCTTCACAAGTTGGTAGCTTCCAACATAGAAAAGTTGTCAAATTACCTACAAG GATTCGAAGTGGAATATTTTCATTGCTCAgaggataaaaaaaagtgtgagAAGTCAGTTCTTGAAGGATACAAAACTGTTCTCAATTCCAAAGCAAGTGAGGAGTCCTTG GCAAATTTGGCAAGGTGGGAACCGGGACATGGCCGTTTTCGTCTTCGACATCCTTGGAAGCAGTACTTGAAGATTGGAGCACTTACTCGGGAATGTGCTTACAAGATTGAAACCCTTAACAACTACCTTAACCCGGAAATCCCT ACATCTTTGGAATTCAAGTGTAAAATTCAAGAACCATGCACAAAGATGATTTCAGAATCAAACAAGGCGTTAAAAGTAATATCTTCATCAATCAAAACAATGACACATCCATCAGCTGCAAAAAGCCACATCGAAAATGCAAAAACTGCAGTTGAAGAGCTCAAATTTGCCCTTGAAACTGTTTCTTTGGAAGAAGCTGAACTCCTATCCATAATCCCTGTTGCCACAGTAGCTTCAATACTCGAAGAAATCACCAAGTCAGTGGAGAAAATATACGAGTCTGTTTCCGAGCTTTCTCACTTAGCCTACTTCAAGAGTGTTGCAGAACCCAATGTGTCACCAGAGAAGCCACACCTCCTTCATCGAGGTATCATAAAACCTGTTGTGGATATTGAAAACACAGTCGACCACGTTGAAATCACGATCCCAGAGATAACCACAGATtcaccagaaaaagaaaagacagc